From Marinoscillum sp. 108, a single genomic window includes:
- a CDS encoding DUF1080 domain-containing protein, which yields MKTLFSIFFITLSATLVAQDIPQPNWDELNKTKPWEITELYKDVPTVTPRANSGAPSDAIVLFNGKDQSQWQKAQFGSPVKMDGFKAMIPLIDPDYKGAPAEWTIIGDALEVAPGTGAIATKKAFGDVQLHLEWRAPKMPADKTGQAGGNSGVIFMGMYEVQVLNGYENPTYSNGQVASVYKQHIPLVNASTQPGEWQTYDIIFMAPKFSEKGGVVSPAKVTVLHNGILVQNNVELLGPTCFIGTPYYIAHPEKLPLVLQDHSDRMQFRNIWVREL from the coding sequence ATGAAAACACTTTTTTCAATTTTCTTCATCACACTTTCAGCCACACTGGTGGCGCAGGACATACCTCAGCCCAACTGGGACGAACTCAATAAGACCAAACCCTGGGAAATCACCGAGCTCTATAAGGACGTACCCACCGTTACTCCCCGCGCCAACTCAGGAGCACCCTCAGATGCTATTGTGCTATTCAATGGGAAAGATCAAAGTCAGTGGCAAAAGGCTCAGTTTGGATCTCCGGTGAAAATGGATGGTTTTAAGGCCATGATTCCTCTGATCGATCCCGATTACAAAGGAGCACCGGCTGAATGGACGATCATTGGAGATGCCCTGGAAGTGGCCCCTGGCACCGGAGCCATTGCTACCAAAAAAGCTTTTGGGGATGTACAGCTTCACCTGGAATGGAGAGCCCCCAAAATGCCAGCTGATAAAACAGGCCAGGCCGGAGGAAACAGTGGAGTGATATTCATGGGGATGTATGAAGTACAGGTACTCAATGGATATGAAAATCCCACTTATAGCAACGGTCAGGTAGCGTCTGTCTACAAGCAGCACATTCCATTGGTTAATGCTTCTACCCAACCCGGGGAGTGGCAGACTTATGATATCATTTTCATGGCACCCAAGTTTTCTGAGAAAGGGGGGGTGGTAAGCCCGGCCAAAGTGACTGTTCTTCACAATGGAATCCTCGTTCAGAATAATGTGGAACTTTTGGGGCCTACCTGTTTCATCGGCACTCCCTATTACATAGCGCATCCTGAGAAGCTGCCATTGGTACTACAGGATCACAGTGACCGCATGCAGTTTAGAAACATATGGGTTCGTGAATTGTAA
- a CDS encoding lysophospholipid acyltransferase family protein, which produces MARIFYYLIIKPLSFLPMWALYVLSDLLYLVMRCGLTYRKKVVFSNLSLAFPDKPHEEIRAIAWKFYRHFCDLLAESVRLFSISKEEAIARFKVVNPEVLDALALQSKSALLVGGHYNNWELFAVATAPQIPHQLLGIYTPLTNAFFERKFSESRSKFGLVLVPKKMVKETFEHYRNHLTVTTFAIDQSPRKSQKVYWTRFLGQDTAVHFGAEKYAKYYHYTVVYGSARKVKRGYYELRFELIEANAPEAHEGSITERMTHLLEHQIHESPEYWLWTHKRWKLKKT; this is translated from the coding sequence ATGGCAAGGATATTTTATTACCTCATCATCAAACCCCTCTCGTTTCTCCCGATGTGGGCGTTGTATGTATTGTCAGATCTGCTGTACCTAGTCATGCGTTGCGGGCTCACCTATCGGAAAAAAGTGGTTTTCAGTAATCTCTCCCTTGCATTCCCTGATAAACCTCATGAGGAAATCCGAGCGATCGCCTGGAAATTTTACCGCCACTTTTGCGACCTCTTAGCCGAATCTGTCCGACTTTTTAGTATTTCAAAGGAAGAGGCCATCGCGCGATTCAAAGTGGTCAACCCTGAAGTACTCGACGCACTGGCCCTGCAATCCAAAAGTGCCCTGCTGGTAGGTGGTCATTACAACAACTGGGAGCTTTTTGCTGTAGCCACAGCCCCTCAGATTCCCCACCAGTTACTGGGTATTTACACTCCACTTACCAATGCTTTTTTTGAGAGAAAGTTCTCAGAATCACGTTCAAAATTTGGCCTGGTGCTGGTGCCTAAGAAAATGGTGAAAGAAACCTTTGAACACTACAGAAATCACCTTACGGTCACCACCTTTGCCATCGATCAAAGCCCGAGAAAAAGTCAAAAGGTATACTGGACCCGCTTTCTTGGTCAGGACACGGCAGTGCACTTCGGTGCCGAGAAATATGCCAAATACTATCATTACACAGTGGTCTACGGAAGTGCCCGCAAGGTCAAAAGAGGGTATTATGAGCTGCGATTTGAGCTAATAGAGGCCAATGCACCTGAAGCTCACGAGGGATCTATCACCGAGCGAATGACTCATCTGCTCGAACACCAAATCCACGAGTCCCCGGAATACTGGCTCTGGACACACAAGCGTTGGAAACTAAAAAAAACCTAA